The Egibacteraceae bacterium genome contains a region encoding:
- a CDS encoding ABC transporter permease, with protein MLQRELIERWRSSRALTTLTAYLALLSLVLYLLYRAGISVLAAQLGPFGDGGVMAGPLLGRFLLESLLLLVLVLVLFVAPGYAAAQLSGERERRTLPLLQATLLRPRQIVLGKLGAAVAWILVLIVAALPVGAAAFFLGGVTVGELLRGVGFIAAVGLCVAAIALGISSVTRRTTTSIVLTYATVLALTGGTLFLSGVELVARTTTGRAVVTPAALHLNPFVGLADAVVDPDTPGVGMGGLPLPLTGVASVLPSRRDRFAGGAVGPGVVDQRFIERPMPMPPPPPEPSA; from the coding sequence GTGCTCCAGCGCGAGCTCATCGAGCGCTGGCGCTCCTCGCGCGCGCTCACGACCCTGACCGCCTACCTGGCGTTGCTGAGCCTCGTGCTGTACCTGCTGTACCGGGCGGGCATCTCCGTGCTCGCCGCCCAGCTCGGGCCGTTCGGCGACGGCGGGGTGATGGCCGGTCCGCTGCTCGGGCGGTTCCTGCTGGAGAGCCTGCTGCTGCTGGTGCTCGTGCTGGTCTTGTTCGTCGCCCCCGGCTACGCCGCCGCACAGCTGTCGGGGGAGCGCGAACGGCGCACGCTGCCGCTGCTGCAGGCCACCCTGCTGCGCCCCCGCCAGATCGTGCTCGGCAAGCTCGGCGCGGCGGTCGCCTGGATCCTGGTGCTGATCGTGGCGGCCCTGCCGGTGGGGGCCGCAGCCTTCTTCCTCGGCGGTGTGACGGTCGGCGAGCTGCTGCGCGGCGTGGGCTTCATCGCCGCGGTCGGCCTGTGCGTGGCGGCCATCGCCCTCGGGATCTCGTCGGTGACCCGGCGGACCACCACCTCGATCGTGCTGACCTACGCCACGGTGCTGGCGCTCACCGGCGGCACCCTGTTCCTCTCAGGCGTGGAGCTGGTGGCGCGCACCACGACCGGCCGCGCCGTGGTCACGCCCGCGGCGCTGCACCTGAACCCCTTCGTCGGCCTGGCCGACGCGGTCGTCGACCCGGACACGCCCGGTGTCGGGATGGGCGGCCTGCCCCTGCCGCTGACCGGCGTGGCCTCCGTGCTGCCCAGCCGACGCGACCGCTTCGCCGGTGGCGCCGTGGGCCCCGGGGTGGTGGATCAGCGGTTCATCGAGCGGCCGATGCCCATGCCGCCGCCTCCGCCCGAGCCCTCGGC
- a CDS encoding ABC transporter ATP-binding protein: MTAPPTPTPTPGTDGHAAVRIRGLIKRYGPVHAVNRLDLDVPPGAVFGLLGPNGAGKTTTMLALATLLTPDEGTLAVFGRDPVTEPTAVRRLVGYMPDFFGVYEGLTCAEYLDFFAAAFRLQAVARRRRVDDLLELTDLGHKRHTDVSGLSRGMQQRLGLARTLVHDPALLILDEPASGLDPRARVDVREILLELGRQGKTVLISSHILSELGELCDRIGIMRDGEMLAQGTPDDLRRAAGGGATVAARVLGGTDELERAVGVALEAGAASARVDGAVVRIEVPGGDDAVASVLAALVGRGLRVAELSDQRGGLERLFLSVTEEVAPSASEAG; this comes from the coding sequence GTGACGGCCCCGCCGACGCCGACGCCCACGCCCGGGACCGACGGGCACGCCGCGGTGCGCATCCGCGGGCTGATCAAGCGCTACGGGCCGGTGCACGCGGTCAACCGGCTCGACCTCGACGTCCCGCCGGGGGCGGTGTTCGGCCTGCTCGGCCCCAACGGTGCCGGCAAGACCACGACGATGCTCGCGCTGGCGACGCTGCTCACCCCCGACGAGGGCACCCTGGCCGTCTTCGGCCGCGACCCGGTCACCGAGCCGACCGCGGTCCGGCGGCTGGTCGGCTACATGCCGGACTTCTTCGGGGTCTACGAGGGGCTCACGTGTGCCGAGTACCTGGACTTCTTCGCGGCGGCGTTCCGCCTGCAGGCGGTGGCGCGACGCCGCCGCGTCGACGATCTCCTGGAGCTCACCGACCTGGGCCACAAGCGCCACACCGACGTGTCGGGCCTGTCGCGGGGGATGCAGCAGCGGCTGGGTCTGGCCCGCACCCTGGTCCACGACCCCGCTCTGCTGATCCTGGACGAGCCGGCCTCGGGCCTTGATCCCCGGGCGCGGGTGGACGTGCGCGAGATCCTGCTGGAGCTCGGCCGCCAGGGCAAGACGGTGCTGATCAGCTCGCACATCCTCTCCGAGCTCGGTGAGCTCTGCGACCGCATCGGCATCATGCGGGACGGCGAGATGCTCGCGCAGGGCACCCCGGACGACCTGCGCCGTGCGGCCGGCGGGGGGGCCACGGTGGCCGCCCGGGTGCTCGGCGGCACCGACGAGCTGGAGCGCGCGGTCGGTGTGGCGCTGGAGGCGGGAGCGGCCTCGGCGCGCGTCGACGGCGCGGTGGTGCGCATCGAGGTCCCCGGCGGTGACGATGCCGTCGCCTCGGTCCTGGCCGCCCTGGTCGGGCGCGGTCTGCGCGTCGCCGAGCTCAGCGATCAGCGCGGTGGGCTCGAGCGCCTGTTCCTGTCCGTGACCGAGGAGGTGGCGCCATCCGCGAGCGAGGCCGGCTGA